A genome region from Streptomyces pratensis includes the following:
- a CDS encoding ABC transporter ATP-binding protein, producing MTSTFAEIKGLTIGPTAGGPPVLLDACLSVERGQVLGVVGRSGSGKSSLAFGLLGHVRPGLERREGDVRVAGADPFTRQGARRLRGRVVSFLGQDPASSLNPALRIGQQISEAVRLRTGAASAEVAAAETESLLQSVRLPADRAFQRRVPHQLSGGQAQRVALALALAGSPDLLVLDEPTSSLDTALAARMRALLAEVLSGGERAAVLVSHDPDWIGFVADDVIRLEGGLITPSLTSPMPAAAPASAPRPAGAPAGRPTDGLLSVEGLLAAHGRETVLHDVSLTVDGGSCTAVVGPSGSGKTTLARCLVGLHRYTAGSVAWREEHTPADGGAAVQLVAQDARGALNPRESVRTALTRPLTRHQGLPAGAAVTEAVRLLDLVGLVPEVLGRRPGELSGGQRQRVSLARALAAGPRVLVCDEITSALDPETGSGVLTLLNTLRRTLGLTVVMVTHDLAAAARCADRVVVLDAGRVVEAGPAERVLVHPEHPVTRELVGCAGEPASRGA from the coding sequence ATGACCAGCACGTTCGCAGAGATCAAAGGACTGACCATCGGCCCGACGGCCGGGGGCCCGCCCGTGCTGCTCGACGCCTGCCTGTCCGTGGAGCGCGGGCAGGTGCTCGGGGTGGTGGGGAGGTCGGGGTCCGGAAAGAGCAGCCTTGCGTTCGGCCTGCTCGGCCATGTCCGGCCCGGCCTGGAAAGGCGTGAGGGGGATGTCCGGGTGGCCGGAGCCGACCCGTTCACGAGGCAGGGCGCCCGACGCCTCAGGGGACGCGTCGTGTCGTTTCTGGGCCAGGACCCCGCCTCCTCCCTCAACCCCGCGCTGCGGATCGGTCAGCAGATATCCGAGGCTGTGCGGCTGCGGACCGGCGCGGCGAGCGCAGAAGTGGCCGCAGCGGAGACCGAGTCGCTGCTCCAATCCGTGCGGCTGCCCGCCGACCGGGCGTTCCAGCGGCGGGTGCCGCACCAACTCTCGGGCGGGCAGGCGCAACGGGTGGCTCTCGCCCTTGCTCTCGCGGGCTCTCCGGACCTGCTGGTCCTGGACGAACCGACCAGCAGCCTGGACACGGCGCTGGCGGCGCGGATGCGCGCACTGCTGGCCGAGGTACTGAGCGGGGGCGAGCGCGCCGCGGTACTGGTCAGCCACGACCCGGACTGGATCGGTTTCGTAGCGGACGACGTGATCCGTCTGGAGGGCGGCCTGATCACCCCATCCCTCACCTCGCCGATGCCTGCGGCCGCTCCGGCCTCGGCGCCGCGGCCTGCGGGGGCGCCCGCAGGCCGTCCGACCGACGGGTTGCTGTCCGTGGAGGGCCTGCTGGCCGCTCATGGACGCGAAACCGTCCTGCACGACGTTTCCCTCACGGTCGACGGCGGTAGCTGTACGGCCGTGGTGGGCCCTTCCGGTTCCGGAAAGACCACTCTGGCCCGCTGTCTCGTGGGGCTGCACCGGTACACCGCAGGGAGTGTCGCCTGGCGGGAGGAGCACACGCCGGCGGATGGGGGTGCCGCCGTCCAGTTGGTCGCCCAGGACGCGCGTGGCGCGCTCAACCCACGCGAATCGGTGCGTACGGCGCTGACGCGACCGTTGACGAGGCATCAAGGGTTGCCGGCCGGGGCGGCGGTGACCGAGGCCGTCAGACTGCTCGACCTGGTCGGTCTGGTCCCCGAGGTCCTGGGACGACGACCGGGCGAGCTGTCGGGTGGTCAGCGTCAACGGGTGTCCCTTGCACGGGCACTGGCTGCCGGACCGCGTGTCCTGGTGTGTGACGAGATCACTTCTGCACTCGACCCGGAGACGGGGAGCGGGGTCCTGACCCTGCTCAACACACTGAGACGGACGCTGGGACTGACCGTCGTGATGGTGACGCACGACCTGGCGGCTGCCGCCCGCTGCGCCGACAGGGTCGTCGTCCTGGACGCGGGGCGGGTGGTCGAAGCCGGCCCCGCGGAGCGTGTCCTCGTACACCCGGAGCACCCGGTGACCCGGGAGCTGGTCGGCTGCGCCGGGGAGCCGGCGTCCCGTGGTGCGTAG
- a CDS encoding (2,3-dihydroxybenzoyl)adenylate synthase — protein sequence MNETRPTRSTAESERYRNAGHWEGVTFGSSLRRWAATRPGSVALVDGDRRWTYAELDREADRVARGLRGLGLGQGDRVVVQLPNCAEFVLIWFGLQRLGAVPVHAMPGHRRTEISHLVRTSRATACVITDRHARFDHRELLREVLADHESSGSLSQVVVVGDTGRHEDFVRFDELREAGEGQEPLPADGGADSGDLALLLLSGGTTGLPKLIPRTHDDYSYNARASADLCAFDPGTVYLAVLPIAFNFTLSCPGVLGTLFRGGTVVVSPDPSPQTAFALIEHEGVTVTSLSPPLVPYWMDEAATGLSDISSLAVVQVGGARLPDDLARRLGPALGVTVQQVFGMAEGLINLTRLDDPEELVCSTQGRPISPDDEVLVVDAKGEPVPDGAPGELLTRGPYTLRGYYRAEEHNRTAFTEDGYYRTGDLVRSLPSGHLVVVGRIKDQINRGGEKIGATEVEEQLLTHPSITSAALIGVPDERWGERSVAFVMCAGIAPSTRELAAFLRERGLADHKAPDEVVEVGHMPLTAVGKIDKTALARQLPRA from the coding sequence ATGAACGAGACACGACCCACCCGGTCCACAGCCGAATCGGAGCGCTACCGCAACGCCGGCCACTGGGAAGGAGTGACCTTCGGTTCCTCCCTGCGTCGCTGGGCCGCCACCCGCCCCGGAAGCGTCGCGCTGGTCGACGGCGACCGCCGGTGGACCTACGCGGAGCTGGACCGCGAGGCGGACCGCGTCGCGCGCGGACTGCGCGGCCTCGGACTGGGGCAAGGAGACCGAGTGGTGGTCCAACTGCCCAACTGCGCCGAATTCGTGCTGATCTGGTTCGGCCTGCAGCGCCTGGGAGCAGTCCCCGTACACGCCATGCCGGGCCACCGGCGCACGGAGATCAGCCACCTCGTGCGCACCTCCCGGGCCACGGCCTGCGTCATAACCGACCGACACGCGCGCTTCGACCACCGCGAACTACTGCGGGAGGTGCTCGCGGATCATGAGTCCTCAGGCTCCCTGAGCCAAGTCGTCGTGGTCGGGGATACGGGCCGGCACGAGGACTTCGTCCGGTTCGACGAACTGCGCGAGGCCGGCGAAGGGCAGGAGCCCCTCCCTGCCGACGGCGGGGCCGATTCCGGCGACCTCGCCCTGCTGCTGCTCTCCGGCGGAACCACAGGACTGCCCAAGCTCATCCCGAGGACACACGACGACTACAGCTACAACGCGCGGGCCAGCGCCGATCTCTGCGCGTTCGACCCCGGCACCGTCTATCTGGCCGTCCTGCCGATCGCCTTCAACTTCACGCTGTCCTGTCCCGGCGTGCTCGGCACCCTCTTCCGTGGCGGGACCGTGGTGGTCTCGCCCGATCCCAGTCCGCAGACCGCGTTCGCGCTCATCGAGCACGAGGGGGTGACCGTCACCTCGCTGAGCCCACCGCTCGTCCCGTACTGGATGGACGAAGCGGCCACCGGCCTGTCGGACATCAGCAGCCTCGCCGTGGTCCAGGTCGGCGGGGCCCGGCTGCCCGACGACCTGGCGCGTCGGCTCGGGCCCGCACTCGGCGTGACGGTGCAGCAGGTGTTCGGCATGGCAGAAGGGTTGATCAACCTCACACGCCTCGACGATCCGGAAGAGCTCGTCTGTTCCACCCAGGGCCGCCCGATCTCACCCGACGACGAGGTCCTCGTCGTGGACGCGAAGGGCGAGCCGGTGCCCGACGGCGCTCCCGGCGAGCTGCTGACCCGCGGTCCGTACACGCTGCGCGGCTACTACAGGGCCGAGGAGCACAACCGGACGGCATTCACCGAGGACGGCTACTACCGCACGGGAGATCTCGTACGGAGCCTCCCCTCCGGGCACCTCGTCGTTGTGGGTCGGATCAAGGACCAGATCAATCGCGGGGGCGAGAAGATCGGCGCGACCGAGGTGGAGGAACAGCTGCTGACCCACCCCTCCATCACCTCCGCCGCCCTGATCGGCGTACCCGACGAGCGCTGGGGCGAACGCTCGGTCGCCTTCGTCATGTGCGCAGGGATCGCGCCGAGCACTCGTGAGCTGGCCGCCTTCCTGAGGGAGCGCGGGCTGGCGGACCATAAGGCCCCGGACGAGGTGGTCGAGGTCGGGCACATGCCTCTCACAGCCGTAGGAAAGATCGACAAGACGGCGCTGGCCCGGCAGTTGCCCCGAGCGTGA